A window of the Thalassophryne amazonica chromosome 11, fThaAma1.1, whole genome shotgun sequence genome harbors these coding sequences:
- the LOC117520243 gene encoding glutamic acid-rich protein-like isoform X4 produces MFVKASKHELIRLIYRHLKDCGFHSAAQELRKQSAQELTNTSVSLMEIYSSWLNDSRKNTDSVKHGTSPAKEFSFLFLPKTCNHLPATKINTPTSAGASGSDREDLSQSLLPQTPCLTNKKSGHSSPVKPVAAASPFERKLVSTFTHVPVAPDESSDSTDISGKDKNVPSVTVSPQVKSPRMKHNSTSATSPAQITVPSDVSPTKPKKNKRQHSGKAMKQKQKVKKKKRDSKTADKHIKVKKPKTREKGKKRSSLPTMAAGDEDSDSDSSLDVDKWKKLVLDMTEADIIKMDIINALDSSASPQKKSRVRKPPNEPPTKSDAPAEQNNGTVEKNVKVDDSIMKEMPRKTKKPRKNRTKTSGSVTASLKLKENLITTEDKPCEPGVSPAKQVTKKDKRKSVAFGEENIEEVQSEPKGKKRKTHMGENAKETAEDQREEIYQQSLVSIPVVSQEYPEHMKKKKKQTAGEKVGENPTETAEDQREREHMEEKEQNQEVNQQSLLSMPMKEKKKKMKHKPEDETTVENASETIVNQEYPEQMKKKKKDIKDNAEQAVKIKKAKKKKMETEEGDENSEQVKNDDENHTEPKTVEEKTKKKRKKSDHKDASSVETADGKTKNSKCQ; encoded by the exons ATGTTTGTGAAAGCATCGAAGCACGAGCTGATCCGTCTGATCTACCGACACCTGAAGGACTGTGGTTTCCACTCAGCAGCTCAGGAGCTCCGCAAGCAGAGTGCACAG GAGCTGACAAACACATCAGTATCCTTAATGGAAATTTACAGTTCATGGTTAAA TGACTCAAGAAAGAATACTGACTCTGTGAAACATGGAACAAGTCCAGCTAAAG AGTTTTCATTCCTGTTTTTACCTAAAACCTGCAATCATCTGCCAGCTACAAAGATCAACACTCCAACATCAGCAGGTGCCAGTGGCTCCGACAGAGAGGATCTGAGTCAGAGTTTATTGCCACAG ACTCCTTGCCTTACCAACAAAAAGTCAGGCCATTCATCCCCAGTGAAACCAGTGGCAGCAGCATCTCCATTTGAAAGGAAACTAGTGAGCACATTCACACACGTGCCTGTCGCACCAGATGAGTCCAGTGACAGCACTGACATATCGGGAAAGGATAAGAATGTTCCATCTGTG ACTGTGTCTCCTCAGGTCAAATCCCCAAGAATGAAACACAACAGTACATCAGCCACGTCACCAGCACAGATAACTGTTCCGTCTGATG TGTCCCCAACAAAACCAAAGAAGAACAAAAGGCAGCACTCAGGAAAAgcaatgaaacaaaaacaaaag gtgaaaaagaaaaagagagatagTAAAACTGCAGATAAACATATCAAGGTCAAGAAACCAAAGACTCGAGAAAAGGGCAAGAAGCGGTCCTCTTTGCCAACGATGGCTGCTGGAGATGAAGATTCAGACTCGGACAGCAGTCTGGATGTGGACAAATGGAAGAAGCTGGTTCTGGATATGACAG AGGCTGACATCATCAAGATGGACATCATCAATGCTCTGGACTCCTCTGCATCCCCACAAAAGAAGAGCAGAGTCAGGAAGCCCCCAAATGAGCCTCCTACAAAAAGTGATGCTCCTGCTGAACAGAATAATGGGACAGTGGAAAAGAATGTGAAGGTAGACGACAGCATCATGAAAGAAATGCCAAGAAagactaaaaaacccagaaagaaCAGAACCAAGACATCAGGATCTGTGACCGCCTCCCTAAAACTAAAGGAAAATCTCATCACCACAGAGGACAAACCATGTGAACCGGGTGTTTCCCCAGCAAAGCAGGTCACAAAAAAGGACAAAAGGAAAAGTGTGGCATTTGGCGAAGAAAATATTGAGGAGGTACAATCTGAGCCCaaaggaaaaaagaggaaaaccCACATGGGCGAAAATGCAAAGGAGACTGCAGAAGATCAAAGAGAAGAAATCTACCAGCAGAGTTTAGTTTCTATACCCGTG GTTAGTCAGGAATATCCTGAGCatatgaaaaagaagaaaaagcagaCAGCTGGAGAAAAAGTAGGAGAGAATCCAACTGAGACTGCAGAAGATCAAAGAGAAAGAGAGCATATGGAAGAGAAGGAACAAAACCAAGAAGTCAACCAGCAGAGTTTACTTTCTATGCCcatgaaggagaagaagaaaaagatgaaACATAAACCTGAAGATGAAACGACAGTTGAGAATGCAAGTGAAACTATAGTTAATCAGGAATATCCAGAGCaaatgaaaaagaagaagaaagatatTAAAGACAATGCAGAACAGGCAGTTAAAATAAAGAAAGccaagaagaagaaaatggaaacaGAGGAGGGTGACGAAAATTCAGAGCAGGTCAAGAACGACGATGAGAACCACACAGAGCCGAAAACTGTAGAAgagaagacaaaaaagaaaagaaaaaaatctgatcaCAAAGATGCTTCATCGGTGGAAACAGCTGATGGAAAGACAAAGAACTCTAAATGCCAGTGA
- the LOC117520243 gene encoding glutamic acid-rich protein-like isoform X1, whose protein sequence is MFVKASKHELIRLIYRHLKDCGFHSAAQELRKQSAQELTNTSVSLMEIYSSWLNDSRKNTDSVKHGTSPAKEFSFLFLPKTCNHLPATKINTPTSAGASGSDREDLSQSLLPQTPCLTNKKSGHSSPVKPVAAASPFERKLVSTFTHVPVAPDESSDSTDISGKDKNVPSVTVSPQVKSPRMKHNSTSATSPAQITVPSDVSPTKPKKNKRQHSGKAMKQKQKVKKKKRDSKTADKHIKVKKPKTREKGKKRSSLPTMAAGDEDSDSDSSLDVDKWKKLVLDMTEADIIKMDIINALDSSASPQKKSRVRKPPNEPPTKSDAPAEQNNGTVEKNVKVDDSIMKEMPRKTKKPRKNRTKTSGSVTASLKLKENLITTEDKPCEPGVSPAKQVTKKDKRKSVAFGEENIEEVQSEPKGKKRKTHMGENAKETAEDQREEIYQQSLVSIPVKEKKKKMKNKSEDEITENTSETAVSQEYPEHMKKKKKQTAGEKVGENPTETAEDQREREHMEEKEQNQEVNQQSLLSMPMKEKKKKMKHKPEDETTVENASETIVNQEYPEQMKKKKKDIKDNAEQAVKIKKAKKKKMETEEGDENSEQVKNDDENHTEPKTVEEKTKKKRKKSDHKDASSVETADGKTKNSKCQ, encoded by the exons ATGTTTGTGAAAGCATCGAAGCACGAGCTGATCCGTCTGATCTACCGACACCTGAAGGACTGTGGTTTCCACTCAGCAGCTCAGGAGCTCCGCAAGCAGAGTGCACAG GAGCTGACAAACACATCAGTATCCTTAATGGAAATTTACAGTTCATGGTTAAA TGACTCAAGAAAGAATACTGACTCTGTGAAACATGGAACAAGTCCAGCTAAAG AGTTTTCATTCCTGTTTTTACCTAAAACCTGCAATCATCTGCCAGCTACAAAGATCAACACTCCAACATCAGCAGGTGCCAGTGGCTCCGACAGAGAGGATCTGAGTCAGAGTTTATTGCCACAG ACTCCTTGCCTTACCAACAAAAAGTCAGGCCATTCATCCCCAGTGAAACCAGTGGCAGCAGCATCTCCATTTGAAAGGAAACTAGTGAGCACATTCACACACGTGCCTGTCGCACCAGATGAGTCCAGTGACAGCACTGACATATCGGGAAAGGATAAGAATGTTCCATCTGTG ACTGTGTCTCCTCAGGTCAAATCCCCAAGAATGAAACACAACAGTACATCAGCCACGTCACCAGCACAGATAACTGTTCCGTCTGATG TGTCCCCAACAAAACCAAAGAAGAACAAAAGGCAGCACTCAGGAAAAgcaatgaaacaaaaacaaaag gtgaaaaagaaaaagagagatagTAAAACTGCAGATAAACATATCAAGGTCAAGAAACCAAAGACTCGAGAAAAGGGCAAGAAGCGGTCCTCTTTGCCAACGATGGCTGCTGGAGATGAAGATTCAGACTCGGACAGCAGTCTGGATGTGGACAAATGGAAGAAGCTGGTTCTGGATATGACAG AGGCTGACATCATCAAGATGGACATCATCAATGCTCTGGACTCCTCTGCATCCCCACAAAAGAAGAGCAGAGTCAGGAAGCCCCCAAATGAGCCTCCTACAAAAAGTGATGCTCCTGCTGAACAGAATAATGGGACAGTGGAAAAGAATGTGAAGGTAGACGACAGCATCATGAAAGAAATGCCAAGAAagactaaaaaacccagaaagaaCAGAACCAAGACATCAGGATCTGTGACCGCCTCCCTAAAACTAAAGGAAAATCTCATCACCACAGAGGACAAACCATGTGAACCGGGTGTTTCCCCAGCAAAGCAGGTCACAAAAAAGGACAAAAGGAAAAGTGTGGCATTTGGCGAAGAAAATATTGAGGAGGTACAATCTGAGCCCaaaggaaaaaagaggaaaaccCACATGGGCGAAAATGCAAAGGAGACTGCAGAAGATCAAAGAGAAGAAATCTACCAGCAGAGTTTAGTTTCTATACCCGTGaaggaaaagaagaaaaagatgaaGAATAAATCTGAAGATGAAATAACAGAGAATACAAGTGAAACGGCAGTTAGTCAGGAATATCCTGAGCatatgaaaaagaagaaaaagcagaCAGCTGGAGAAAAAGTAGGAGAGAATCCAACTGAGACTGCAGAAGATCAAAGAGAAAGAGAGCATATGGAAGAGAAGGAACAAAACCAAGAAGTCAACCAGCAGAGTTTACTTTCTATGCCcatgaaggagaagaagaaaaagatgaaACATAAACCTGAAGATGAAACGACAGTTGAGAATGCAAGTGAAACTATAGTTAATCAGGAATATCCAGAGCaaatgaaaaagaagaagaaagatatTAAAGACAATGCAGAACAGGCAGTTAAAATAAAGAAAGccaagaagaagaaaatggaaacaGAGGAGGGTGACGAAAATTCAGAGCAGGTCAAGAACGACGATGAGAACCACACAGAGCCGAAAACTGTAGAAgagaagacaaaaaagaaaagaaaaaaatctgatcaCAAAGATGCTTCATCGGTGGAAACAGCTGATGGAAAGACAAAGAACTCTAAATGCCAGTGA
- the LOC117520243 gene encoding glutamic acid-rich protein-like isoform X3: MFVKASKHELIRLIYRHLKDCGFHSAAQELRKQSAQELTNTSVSLMEIYSSWLNDSRKNTDSVKHGTSPAKATKINTPTSAGASGSDREDLSQSLLPQTPCLTNKKSGHSSPVKPVAAASPFERKLVSTFTHVPVAPDESSDSTDISGKDKNVPSVTVSPQVKSPRMKHNSTSATSPAQITVPSDVSPTKPKKNKRQHSGKAMKQKQKVKKKKRDSKTADKHIKVKKPKTREKGKKRSSLPTMAAGDEDSDSDSSLDVDKWKKLVLDMTEADIIKMDIINALDSSASPQKKSRVRKPPNEPPTKSDAPAEQNNGTVEKNVKVDDSIMKEMPRKTKKPRKNRTKTSGSVTASLKLKENLITTEDKPCEPGVSPAKQVTKKDKRKSVAFGEENIEEVQSEPKGKKRKTHMGENAKETAEDQREEIYQQSLVSIPVKEKKKKMKNKSEDEITENTSETAVSQEYPEHMKKKKKQTAGEKVGENPTETAEDQREREHMEEKEQNQEVNQQSLLSMPMKEKKKKMKHKPEDETTVENASETIVNQEYPEQMKKKKKDIKDNAEQAVKIKKAKKKKMETEEGDENSEQVKNDDENHTEPKTVEEKTKKKRKKSDHKDASSVETADGKTKNSKCQ, translated from the exons ATGTTTGTGAAAGCATCGAAGCACGAGCTGATCCGTCTGATCTACCGACACCTGAAGGACTGTGGTTTCCACTCAGCAGCTCAGGAGCTCCGCAAGCAGAGTGCACAG GAGCTGACAAACACATCAGTATCCTTAATGGAAATTTACAGTTCATGGTTAAA TGACTCAAGAAAGAATACTGACTCTGTGAAACATGGAACAAGTCCAGCTAAAG CTACAAAGATCAACACTCCAACATCAGCAGGTGCCAGTGGCTCCGACAGAGAGGATCTGAGTCAGAGTTTATTGCCACAG ACTCCTTGCCTTACCAACAAAAAGTCAGGCCATTCATCCCCAGTGAAACCAGTGGCAGCAGCATCTCCATTTGAAAGGAAACTAGTGAGCACATTCACACACGTGCCTGTCGCACCAGATGAGTCCAGTGACAGCACTGACATATCGGGAAAGGATAAGAATGTTCCATCTGTG ACTGTGTCTCCTCAGGTCAAATCCCCAAGAATGAAACACAACAGTACATCAGCCACGTCACCAGCACAGATAACTGTTCCGTCTGATG TGTCCCCAACAAAACCAAAGAAGAACAAAAGGCAGCACTCAGGAAAAgcaatgaaacaaaaacaaaag gtgaaaaagaaaaagagagatagTAAAACTGCAGATAAACATATCAAGGTCAAGAAACCAAAGACTCGAGAAAAGGGCAAGAAGCGGTCCTCTTTGCCAACGATGGCTGCTGGAGATGAAGATTCAGACTCGGACAGCAGTCTGGATGTGGACAAATGGAAGAAGCTGGTTCTGGATATGACAG AGGCTGACATCATCAAGATGGACATCATCAATGCTCTGGACTCCTCTGCATCCCCACAAAAGAAGAGCAGAGTCAGGAAGCCCCCAAATGAGCCTCCTACAAAAAGTGATGCTCCTGCTGAACAGAATAATGGGACAGTGGAAAAGAATGTGAAGGTAGACGACAGCATCATGAAAGAAATGCCAAGAAagactaaaaaacccagaaagaaCAGAACCAAGACATCAGGATCTGTGACCGCCTCCCTAAAACTAAAGGAAAATCTCATCACCACAGAGGACAAACCATGTGAACCGGGTGTTTCCCCAGCAAAGCAGGTCACAAAAAAGGACAAAAGGAAAAGTGTGGCATTTGGCGAAGAAAATATTGAGGAGGTACAATCTGAGCCCaaaggaaaaaagaggaaaaccCACATGGGCGAAAATGCAAAGGAGACTGCAGAAGATCAAAGAGAAGAAATCTACCAGCAGAGTTTAGTTTCTATACCCGTGaaggaaaagaagaaaaagatgaaGAATAAATCTGAAGATGAAATAACAGAGAATACAAGTGAAACGGCAGTTAGTCAGGAATATCCTGAGCatatgaaaaagaagaaaaagcagaCAGCTGGAGAAAAAGTAGGAGAGAATCCAACTGAGACTGCAGAAGATCAAAGAGAAAGAGAGCATATGGAAGAGAAGGAACAAAACCAAGAAGTCAACCAGCAGAGTTTACTTTCTATGCCcatgaaggagaagaagaaaaagatgaaACATAAACCTGAAGATGAAACGACAGTTGAGAATGCAAGTGAAACTATAGTTAATCAGGAATATCCAGAGCaaatgaaaaagaagaagaaagatatTAAAGACAATGCAGAACAGGCAGTTAAAATAAAGAAAGccaagaagaagaaaatggaaacaGAGGAGGGTGACGAAAATTCAGAGCAGGTCAAGAACGACGATGAGAACCACACAGAGCCGAAAACTGTAGAAgagaagacaaaaaagaaaagaaaaaaatctgatcaCAAAGATGCTTCATCGGTGGAAACAGCTGATGGAAAGACAAAGAACTCTAAATGCCAGTGA
- the tmco6 gene encoding transmembrane and coiled-coil domain-containing protein 6: MWRLNKVRHKAGGQRSSLDELKLQRREHEKVLRQARRDRQLVSKRLLLIDDEDQPEIARDSVSGEQDVVSLFHKVRHSAPGREVLLKALSKALRHPTAQLTFIKQENSVHVLVGLLTGSDAQCRLQAVRCFHVLSHSPNPVVALACLPATSYLLTYLSGQSTKFTELCLYTLGNLCPDSDAVTEKLLAQGIIPALATCIETQRHNLAVVEAAAFTLSQLLQAKDAEEKIIPVVLDSSLPSHLLSMLTLDPQFGLAPAIESAWCLHYLTCSAVNNRALLAQDALLRCSSLLVSLGGAVVEGNKGGMELLICPLLRCVGNFVASGLIEELNTHVGDAQLLVALCTFLQTYLHTQPALARESAWVLNNLTAHSSPFCSTLLTLNLVPGLVQLLPFSQGINTMVLRVLGNVAHKKMDFCAQLSQSGLLPALCATLRMADCEMVILSLDILFMLVADSPQTAEDFARQGGISLLETIQYNSNEELRRKATYLLEHYLKV; this comes from the exons ATGTGGCGCTTAAATAAAGTTCGCCACAAAGCCGGTGGTCAGAGAAGCAGCTTGGACGAACTCAAGTTACAGAGGCGAGAGCACGAAAAAG TCTTGAGACAAGCTCGGCGTGACAGACAACTGGTAAGCAAGAGACTCCTCCTGATTGACGACGAGGACCAGCCAGAGATTGCCAGAGATTCTGTCTCTGGAGAACAA GATGTGGTCAGTTTGTTCCATAAAGTTCGACACAGCGCACCAGGCAGGGAGGTCCTCCTGAAAGCTTTGAGCAAAGCTCTCCGCCACCCAACAGCTCAGCTGACTTTCATCAA ACAGGAGAACAGCGTGCATGTGCTAGTCGGGCTCCTCACCGGCTCCGATGCTCAGTGTCGTCTACAGGCTGTTAGGTGTTTTCATGTGCTCTCTCATTCACCCAACCCTGTTGTGGCTCTGGCCTGTCTGCCTGCCACGTCCTACCTGCTCACATACTTGTCTGGCCAGAGCACCAAGTTCACG GAGCTGTGTCTTTACACGCTGGGTAATTTGTGCCCTGATAGTGATGCTGTAACAGAGAAACTCTTAGCCCAGGGAATTATACCTGCTCTGGCCACTTGTATAGAG ACCCAGCGACATAACCTAGCAGTAGTAGAAGCTGCGGCGTTCACACTTTCGCAGCTTCTCCAGGCCAAAGATGCAGAAGAGAAAATTATCCC GGTGGTCCTGGACAGTAGCTTGCCGTCACATTTATTATCGATGCTGACCCTTGACCCTCAGTTTGGCCTGGCTCCCGCCATCGAGAGTGCCTGGTGTCTGCACTACCTCACGTGCAG CGCTGTGAACAACAGAGCACTGCTGGCTCAGGACGCTTTGTTGCGATGTAGTTCACTGTTGGTGTCACTAGGTGGTGCTGTAGTAGAAGGGAATAAAGGAGGAATGGAGCTG CTGATTTGTCCTTTGCTGCGGTGTGTGGGAAACTTTGTGGCGTCTGGCCTGATTGAAGAACTGAACACACATGTGGGTGACGCTCAGCTCTTGGTGGCACTGTGCACTTTTCTTCAGACCTACCTCCACACCCAGCCTGCATTGGCTAGAGAGAGCGCCTGGGTTCTCAACAACCTCACAG ctcactccagTCCATTCTGTTCAACTTTGCTGACGCTGAACCTGGTTCCTGGACTGGTTCAGCTACTGCCATTTTCTCAAGGCATCAACACAATG GTCCTGAGGGTTTTAGGAAATGTTGCCCATAAGAAGATGGACTTCTGTGCCCAGCTGAGCCAGAGTGGACTGCTGCCCGCACTGTGTGCCACACTTAGAATGGCTGACTGTGAGATGGTGATTCTGAGCCTGGACATCCTGTTCATGCTGGTTGCTGATAGTCCACAG ACAGCAGAGGACTTTGCGAGACAAGGTGGGATTTCACTGCTGGAAACTATTCAGTACAACAGTAATGAGGAATTGCGAAGAAAAGCAACATACCTACTGGAGCACTACCTCAAGGTCTAG
- the LOC117520243 gene encoding glutamic acid-rich protein-like isoform X2 — MFVKASKHELIRLIYRHLKDCGFHSAAQELRKQSAQELTNTSVSLMEIYSSWLNDSRKNTDSVKHGTSPAKEFSFLFLPKTCNHLPATKINTPTSAGASGSDREDLSQSLLPQTPCLTNKKSGHSSPVKPVAAASPFERKLVSTFTHVPVAPDESSDSTDISGKDKNVPSVVKSPRMKHNSTSATSPAQITVPSDVSPTKPKKNKRQHSGKAMKQKQKVKKKKRDSKTADKHIKVKKPKTREKGKKRSSLPTMAAGDEDSDSDSSLDVDKWKKLVLDMTEADIIKMDIINALDSSASPQKKSRVRKPPNEPPTKSDAPAEQNNGTVEKNVKVDDSIMKEMPRKTKKPRKNRTKTSGSVTASLKLKENLITTEDKPCEPGVSPAKQVTKKDKRKSVAFGEENIEEVQSEPKGKKRKTHMGENAKETAEDQREEIYQQSLVSIPVKEKKKKMKNKSEDEITENTSETAVSQEYPEHMKKKKKQTAGEKVGENPTETAEDQREREHMEEKEQNQEVNQQSLLSMPMKEKKKKMKHKPEDETTVENASETIVNQEYPEQMKKKKKDIKDNAEQAVKIKKAKKKKMETEEGDENSEQVKNDDENHTEPKTVEEKTKKKRKKSDHKDASSVETADGKTKNSKCQ, encoded by the exons ATGTTTGTGAAAGCATCGAAGCACGAGCTGATCCGTCTGATCTACCGACACCTGAAGGACTGTGGTTTCCACTCAGCAGCTCAGGAGCTCCGCAAGCAGAGTGCACAG GAGCTGACAAACACATCAGTATCCTTAATGGAAATTTACAGTTCATGGTTAAA TGACTCAAGAAAGAATACTGACTCTGTGAAACATGGAACAAGTCCAGCTAAAG AGTTTTCATTCCTGTTTTTACCTAAAACCTGCAATCATCTGCCAGCTACAAAGATCAACACTCCAACATCAGCAGGTGCCAGTGGCTCCGACAGAGAGGATCTGAGTCAGAGTTTATTGCCACAG ACTCCTTGCCTTACCAACAAAAAGTCAGGCCATTCATCCCCAGTGAAACCAGTGGCAGCAGCATCTCCATTTGAAAGGAAACTAGTGAGCACATTCACACACGTGCCTGTCGCACCAGATGAGTCCAGTGACAGCACTGACATATCGGGAAAGGATAAGAATGTTCCATCTGTG GTCAAATCCCCAAGAATGAAACACAACAGTACATCAGCCACGTCACCAGCACAGATAACTGTTCCGTCTGATG TGTCCCCAACAAAACCAAAGAAGAACAAAAGGCAGCACTCAGGAAAAgcaatgaaacaaaaacaaaag gtgaaaaagaaaaagagagatagTAAAACTGCAGATAAACATATCAAGGTCAAGAAACCAAAGACTCGAGAAAAGGGCAAGAAGCGGTCCTCTTTGCCAACGATGGCTGCTGGAGATGAAGATTCAGACTCGGACAGCAGTCTGGATGTGGACAAATGGAAGAAGCTGGTTCTGGATATGACAG AGGCTGACATCATCAAGATGGACATCATCAATGCTCTGGACTCCTCTGCATCCCCACAAAAGAAGAGCAGAGTCAGGAAGCCCCCAAATGAGCCTCCTACAAAAAGTGATGCTCCTGCTGAACAGAATAATGGGACAGTGGAAAAGAATGTGAAGGTAGACGACAGCATCATGAAAGAAATGCCAAGAAagactaaaaaacccagaaagaaCAGAACCAAGACATCAGGATCTGTGACCGCCTCCCTAAAACTAAAGGAAAATCTCATCACCACAGAGGACAAACCATGTGAACCGGGTGTTTCCCCAGCAAAGCAGGTCACAAAAAAGGACAAAAGGAAAAGTGTGGCATTTGGCGAAGAAAATATTGAGGAGGTACAATCTGAGCCCaaaggaaaaaagaggaaaaccCACATGGGCGAAAATGCAAAGGAGACTGCAGAAGATCAAAGAGAAGAAATCTACCAGCAGAGTTTAGTTTCTATACCCGTGaaggaaaagaagaaaaagatgaaGAATAAATCTGAAGATGAAATAACAGAGAATACAAGTGAAACGGCAGTTAGTCAGGAATATCCTGAGCatatgaaaaagaagaaaaagcagaCAGCTGGAGAAAAAGTAGGAGAGAATCCAACTGAGACTGCAGAAGATCAAAGAGAAAGAGAGCATATGGAAGAGAAGGAACAAAACCAAGAAGTCAACCAGCAGAGTTTACTTTCTATGCCcatgaaggagaagaagaaaaagatgaaACATAAACCTGAAGATGAAACGACAGTTGAGAATGCAAGTGAAACTATAGTTAATCAGGAATATCCAGAGCaaatgaaaaagaagaagaaagatatTAAAGACAATGCAGAACAGGCAGTTAAAATAAAGAAAGccaagaagaagaaaatggaaacaGAGGAGGGTGACGAAAATTCAGAGCAGGTCAAGAACGACGATGAGAACCACACAGAGCCGAAAACTGTAGAAgagaagacaaaaaagaaaagaaaaaaatctgatcaCAAAGATGCTTCATCGGTGGAAACAGCTGATGGAAAGACAAAGAACTCTAAATGCCAGTGA